One genomic segment of Tripterygium wilfordii isolate XIE 37 chromosome 9, ASM1340144v1, whole genome shotgun sequence includes these proteins:
- the LOC120005992 gene encoding uncharacterized protein LOC120005992 encodes MCRRVVQFEQLVAVEEAARRNRGLSSRPRRAREAKVLFDSDAMTPFISTSLARALSLEVSPMSIALKVDLYVLDFKDFDVILGVDWLTKHRAMLDFLERNVTLNDCKVVSLTTSAPRGDVATSILVVEEYMDVFPEKLPGLPPKREIDFAIELHPNVKPISIPPYPMAPTELKDLMTQLEELQDLEFIRPRYHQLRIRDEDISKTTFRTRYRHYEFLRVFRPFLDLFVVVFIDDILIYSSTVEEHMEHLKLVLQTLRDNQLYAKLSKCDFWAIEVKFLGHVIKQEGIAIDYSKVEFALNWERPKNVMEIRRISRDFKELKGRLTSPPVLVVLKRSARYQVYCDAFGEIVWLHGVPLSIVSNRDPRFTGRSPLCWVKVREKIVSGPKMVKEKRDGIEKIKKIGCSWLKIGKSPMRTEGGGHWNLSGGRWKYTLQPIRILDRKDKVTRSSVMPLIKVLWMYHDIEEATWEHESKIKENYPHLFVSQDLVKINRRVLWLQTWLGEVQVLGKSWVKKRLIVVGEFKVEY; translated from the exons ATGTGCAGAAGGGTCGTACAGTTTGAACAGCTGGTGGCAGTGGAGGAGGCAGCCAGAAGAAACAGAGGACTGAGTTCTAGACCCAGAAGGGCCAGAGAG GCAAaagtgttatttgattcagaCGCTATGACACCATTCATTTCTACGTCTCTTGCACGTGCATTGAGTTTGGAAGTCTCTCCAATGAG TATAGCCCTAAAGGTTGATTTATATGTCTTggacttcaaggattttgatgtgATCCTTGGAGTGGATTGGTTAACGAAGCATCGTGCGATGTTGGATTTTTTGGAGAGGAATGTCACTCTTAAT GATTGTAAGGTCGTGAGTTTGACAACTTCGGCGCCTAGAGGTGATGTGGCTACTTCAATACTTGTAGTAGAGgagtacatggatgtatttcCAGAGAAGTTACCCGGATTACCACCGAAAAGAGAGATTGATTTTGCCATTGAATTGCATCcaaatgttaagccaatttcaATTCCACCATACCCAATGGCTCCGACAGAATTGAAGGATTTAATGACTCAGTTGGAAGAGTTACAAGACTTGGAGTTCATTAGACCGA GATATCACCAGTTGAGGATTAGAGATGAGGATATTTCGAAGACAACATTTAGGACACGATATAGGCactatgagttttta AGGGTCTTTCGTCCATTTTTGGATCTatttgtggttgtgttcattgatgatattttgatttattcttcgACGGTAGAGGAGCATATGGAACACTTGAAACTAGTATTGCAAACGTTGAGGGATAATCAgttatatgctaagttgagcaAATGTGACTTTTGGGCCATAGAGGTAAAATTCCTAGGTCATGTGATCAAGCAAGAGGGCATTGCGATAGATTACTCTAAGGTTGAATTCGCGTTGAATTGGGAGAGGCCTAAGAATGTTATGGAGATTAGGAGGATTAGCAGG GATTTTAAGGAGTTGAAAGGTAGATTGACATCTCCACCAGTGTTAGTGGTTCTGAAGAGGAGTGCAAGATACCAAGTGTATTGCGATGCTTTCGGG GAGATAGTGTGGCTCCACGGAGTGCCACTATCTATTGTGTCGAATCGAGACCCGCGATTCACCGGTAGGTCACCCTTGTGTTGGGTGAAGGTTAGGGAGAAAATAGTATCAGGACCCAAAATGGTGAAAGAGAAGAGAGATGGAATTgagaagattaaaaaaataggTTGCTCATGGCTCAAAAtaggcaaaagtcctatgcGGACAGAAGGAGGAGGCCATTGGAATTTGAG tggaggaagatggaagTACACCCTTCAACCGATAAGGATTTTGgatcgaaaggacaaggtcacacgATCAAGTGTGATGCCATTGATTAAAGTTTTGTGGATGTATCACGACATAGAAGAAGCAACTTGGGAGCATGAGTCGAAGATAAAGGAGAACTATCCACATTTGTTCGTAAGTCAAG ATTTGGTGAAGATTAATcgtagggttttatgg ttACAAACTTGGTTAGGTGAGGTTCAAGTACTTGGAAAGTCTTGGGTTAAGAAAAG gttgattgtggTCGGAGAATTCAAGGTCGAGTATTAG